A window from Penicillium oxalicum strain HP7-1 chromosome VIII, whole genome shotgun sequence encodes these proteins:
- a CDS encoding Myosin-1, with protein sequence MGQSRRPVGGEKKSRFGRNKAVADVGDGRQTGKSQVKKATFESSKKKEIGVSDLTLLSKISNEAINDNLKLRFEHDEIYTYIGHVLVSVNPFRDLGIYTDKVLDSYRGKNRLEVPPHVFGVAESAYYNMKSYKDNQCVIISGESGAGKTEAAKRIMQYIASVSGGSDSSIQQTKDMVLATNPLLESFGNAKTLRNNNSSRFGKYLELEFNANGEPVGANITNYLLEKSRVVGQITNERNFHIFYKFTKAAPQKYRDNFGVQQPQTYLYTSRSKCYDVPGVDDVAEFKDTLDAMRMIGMTEPEQDNVFRMLAAILWIGNVQFAEDDSGNASITDQSVVDFVAYLLEVDSAQVNKALTLRLMETARGGRRGSIYEVPLNTVQASAVRDALAKAIYFNLFDWIVGRVNQSLTARGAVANSIGILDIYGFEIFEKNSFEQLCINYVNEKLQQIFIQLTLKAEQDEYAREQIKWTPIKYFDNKVVCSLIEDKRPPGVFAALNDACATAHADSGAADNTFVGRLNFLAQNPNFEARQGQFIIKHYAGDVSYAVEGMTDKNKDQLLKDLLNLAGSSSNEFVHTLFPNQVNQDDKRRPPTAGDKIKASANDLVTTLMKAQPSYIRTIKPNDNKAPREYNEGNVLHQIKYLGLQENVRIRRAGFAYRQTFDKFVERFYLLSPKTSYAGDYTWTGDSESGAKQILRDTSIPAEEYQMGITKVFVKTPETLFALEAMRDRYWHNMAIRIQRAWRNYLRYRIECAIRIQRFWRRTTGGLELLKVRDQGHQVLQNRKERRRMSLLGSRRFLGDYLGVGNKGGPGEMIRNGANISSSEDILFSCRGELLVSKFGRSSKPVPRIIVLTNRNVYIVSQSIVNNQLVIASERTIALGAIKSVSTSNLKDDWFSLVIGAQEPDPLLNCVFKTEFFTHLSNALRGSLNLKIGDSIEYNKKPGKLAYVKAVKDPAAGAVDSYKSSTIHTSAGEPPSSVSKPTPRAKQVAARPVTKGKLLRPGGPGGGPSKLSAAARKPPPAAQPMPQASQPAAQPRIVPQPVAAVSAAAAHSRNTSTSSARAPPPPPPSAPPAASKKPTAKVLYDFSSDRDNELNIRAGEIVQIVSKEGNGWWLCMNMTTSTQGWTPEAYLEEQVAPTPKPAPPPPPPAAPRATPSPVANGTGAVAAAKSKPAPPAPPMKRPNMAGRKPAPPPAPRDSVLSMNSGDSSGASGRGTPNSTSNASLAGGLAEALRARQSAMQGKHDDDDDW encoded by the exons ATG GGTCAGTCACGAAGGCCAGTAGGcggcgaaaagaaaagtcgcTTCGGCCGCAACAAGGCTGTCGCAGACGTTGGTGATGGGCGCCAGACGGGCAAGTCGCAAGTCAAGAAGGCCACCTTTGAAAgctccaagaagaaggaaatcGGCGTTTCCGACCTCACGTTATTGAGCAAGATCTCCAACGAAGCCATCAACGACAATCTGAAACTGCGGTTCGAGCACGATGAGATCTAT ACCTACATTGGCCATGTGCTGGTCTCTGTCAATCCGTTCCGCGACT TGGGAATCTACACCGATAAAGTCCTCGACTCCTATCGCGGCAAGAACCGGCTCGAGGTCCCTCCGCACGTCTTTGGAGTTGCCGAGTCAGCATACTACAACATGAAGTCATACAAAGACAACCAGTGTGTGATCATTTCGGGAGAGTCGGGTGCGGGAAAGACAGAAGCCGCCAAGCGCATCATGCAATACATTGCTAGTGTCTCGGGCGGGAGCGACTCCTCGATTCAGCAGACCAAGGACATGGTGTTGGCCACAAACCCGCTCCTCGAGTCCTTTGGCAATGCAAAGACATTGCGCAACAACAATTCCTCGCGATTCGGCAAGTACTTGGAGCTGGAATTCAATGCTAATGGCGAGCCGGTTGGTGCCAACATCACAAATTACCTCCTCGAGAAGTCTCGCGTCGTTGGCCAGATCACCAACGAGCGAAACTTCCACATCTTCTACAAATTCACCAAGGCTGCACCGCAAAAATATCGCGACAATTTTGGTGTGCAACAACCACAGACCTACCTGTACACCAGCCGTTCCAAGTGCTATGACGTGCCGGGTGTCGACGATGTTGCGGAATTCAAGGATACGCTTGATGCGATGCGCATGATCGGAATGACGGAACCAGAGCAGGACAATGTTTTCCGGATGCTTGCGGCGATTCTGTGGATCGGAAATGTCCAGTTCGCTGAGGATGACTCCGGCAATGCGTCAATCACGGACCAATCGGTGGTGGACTTTGTAGCATATCTGCTCGAGGTCGATTCAGCTCAGGTGAACAAAGCGCTGACGCTTCGTCTCATGGAGACTGCGCGTGGTGGTCGCCGAGGTTCAATTTATGAGGTTCCTTTGAACACGGTGCAGGCTTCCGCTGTGCGGGATGCGTTGGCCAAGGCCATTTATTTCAACCTTTTCGACTGGATCGTCGGGCGCGTCAACCAGTCTTTGACTGCGCGGGGAGCTGTGGCCAATTCGATTGGTATCCTGGATATCTACGGATTTGAGATCTTTGAAAAGAACTCTTTTGAGCAGCTTTGCATTAATTATGTCAACGAGAAGCTTCAGCAGATTTTCATCCAGTTGACGCTCAAGGCCGAGCAAGATGAATATGCCCGTGAACAGATCAAGTGGACGCCGATCAAGTACTTCGACAACAAGGTGGTTTGCTCTTTGATCGAAGACAAGAGACCTCCCGGTGTGTTCGCGGCGTTGAACGATGCCTGTGCGACTGCCCATGCCGATTCAGGTGCGGCTGATAACACCTTCGTGGGGAGACTGAACTTCCTAGCGCAGAACCCCAATTTCGAGGCGCGTCAGGGCCAATTCATCATTAAGCACTACGCCGGTGATGTGAGCTACGCCGTTGAGGGCATGACCGACAAGAACAAGGATCAGCTGTTGAAGGATTTGCTGAACCTGGCGGGGTCAAGCAGCAACGAGTTTGTGCACACGCTCTTCCCGAACCAGGTGAACCAAGATGATAAACGTCGTCCCCCCACCGCGGGtgacaagatcaaggcgTCCGCGAACGACCTTGTCACGACTCTCATGAAAGCCCAGCCGTCTTATATTCGTACGATCAAGCCCAATGACAACAAAGCGCCTCGGGAGTACAACGAAGGCAATGTACTTCATCAAATCAAGTACCTGGGTCTGCAGGAGAACGTGCGCATTCGCCGTGCTGGTTTTGCATACCGTCAGACCTTTGACAAATTCGTTGAGCGGTTCTACCTCCTGTCGCCCAAGACCTCCTATGCCGGTGATTACACGTGGACAGGTGATTCCGAGTCCGGTGCCAAGCAAATTCTCCGTGATACCAGTATTCCAGCGGAAGAATACCAGATGGGTATTACCAAGGTCTTCGTCAAGACTCCCGAAACGCTCTTCGCGTTGGAGGCTATGCGTGATCGATACTGGCACAACATGGCCATTCGTATCCAGCGTGCTTGGCGAAACTACCTCCGCTACCGCATCGAATGCGCGATCCGCATTCAGCGTTTCTGGCGGCGGACAACGGGTGGTCTTGAGCTGCTCAAGGTGCGCGATCAGGGCCACCAGGTCTTGCAGAACCGCAAGGAGCGCCGCCGAATGAGTTTGCTTGGGTCGCGTCGCTTCCTTGGGGACTATCTCGGGGTGGGCAACAAGGGTGGTCCTGGTGAAATGATTCGCAATGGCGCCAACATCAGTA GTTCGGAGGATATCTTGTTCTCCTGCCGTGGTGAATTACTCGTCTCGAAGTTTGGACGATCCAGCAAGCCTGTGCCTCGCATCATTGTTCTT ACCAACCGCAACGTGTACATCGTTTCTCAGAGCATTGTCAATAACCAGCTAGTGATTGCTTCGGAGCGAACGATTGCTCTTGGGGCGATCAAGAGCGTCAGCACATCCAACCTGAAGGATGACTGGTTCTCTTTGGTGATCGGAGCTCAAGAACCCGACCCTCTTCTGAACTGCGTGTTCAAAACCGAATTCTTCACCCATCTTTCCAATGCTCTTCGAGGGTCTTTGAACCTCAAGATTGGCGACAG CATCGAGTACAACAAAAAGCCCGGGAAGCTGGCTTACGTCAAGGCTGTCAAGGACCCAGCGGCGGGTGCTGTTGACAGCTACAAGAGCAGCACTATCCACACTAGTGCCGGAGAGCCGCCAAGCTCCGTATCCAAACCTACTCCGCGAGCAAAGCAGGTTGCCGCGCGACCCGTCACAAAGGGCAAACTGCTTCGACCAGGCGGCCCTGGCGGCGGGCCTTCGAAGCTCTCCGCTGCCGCCCGGAAGCCTCCCCCTGCGGCACAGCCCATGCCCCAGGCGAGCCAGCCCGCCGCTCAACCTCGAATTGTGCCTCAGCCCGTGGCGGCCGTGTCCGCCGCGGCGGCGCACTCGCGCAACACGTCGACCAGCTCCGccagagctcctcctccgccgcccccCTCTGCACCTCCTGCCGCCTCCAAGAAGCCCACTGCCAAGGTGTTGTACGACTTTAGCAGCGATCGTGACAATGAGTTGAACATTCGAGCTGGTGAAATTGTTCAAATTGTTTCCAAGGAAGGGAACG GATGGTGGCTCTGCATGAACATGACCACGTCCACCCAAGGTTGGACACCCGAGGCCTATCTCGAGGAGCAGGTTGCGCCCACGCCCAAGCCcgcccctcctcctcccccaccagcAGCCCCTCGGGCTACCCCAAGCCCCGTCGCGAATGGCACGGGGGCTGTTGCTGCAGCCAAATCCAAGCCTGCCCCGCCCGCCCCGCCTATGAAGCGGCCTAACATGGCCGGTCGTAAGCcggctcctcctcccgcCCCGCGCGATAGTGTCCTGAGCATGAACTCGGGTGATTCCTCGGGCGCTAGTGGCCGGGGCACTCCCAACAGTACCTCAAACGCCAGTCTCGCAGGCGGCTTGGCCGAGGCATTGCGTGCGCGCCAAAGTGCCATGCAAGGGAAgcacgatgacgatgatgactGGTAG